In a genomic window of Magnolia sinica isolate HGM2019 chromosome 14, MsV1, whole genome shotgun sequence:
- the LOC131225432 gene encoding mannan endo-1,4-beta-mannosidase 4-like — translation MLGRRAFYIFLFLVFFAFHGGNWVRAGGSFVTTSGTHFVMNGRPFYLNGFNAYWLMYMASDPSERGKVTSAFQEASAHGMTLARTWAFSDGGYRPLQYKPGFYNEDMFKGLDFVISEARKYGVYLILSLVNNFDDFGGRKQYVQWAREQGQYLSSDDDFYRNAVVKGYYKNHIKTILTRVNSVTGVAYKDDPTIFSWELMNEPRCQSDLSGNTIQDWIKEMAAYVKSIDSNHLLEVGMEGFYGESMPDRKQFNPGNYLFGTDFISNNQIPGIDFATIHAYPDQWIPNSNEQAQFDFLQSWLQAHFQDANTVLRKPILFTEFGKSSQIPGYTTSVRDNFLGIVYNIVYASASSGGPCGGGLFWQLFAQGMDNFRDGYEVIMAECPSTANIVAQQSHKISALN, via the exons ATGTTGGGTAGGAGGGCATTTTACATCTTCCTTTTCTTAGTTTTCTTTGCATTCCATGGTGGAAATTGGGTCAGAGCTGGTGGCAGTTTCGTGACAACCAGCGGCACCCATTTTGTGATGAATGGGAGGCCTTTTTATTTGAATGGTTTTAATGCATACTGGCTCATGTACATGGCATCTGACCCATCTGAGAGGGGGAAAGTTACATCTGCCTTCCAGGAAGCTTCAGCCCATGGAATGACTCTGGCAAGAACTTGGGCCTTTAGTGATGGTGGTTACAGGCCCTTGCAGTATAAGCCTGGCTTTTACAATGAAGACATGTTCAAG GGTCTTGATTTTGTAATTTCTGAGGCTAGAAAGTATGGTGTTTATCTGATACTGAGCTTGGTAAATAACTTTGACGACTTTGGGGGAAGAAAACAATATGTTCAATGGGCAAGAGAGCAAGGACAATACTTGAGTTCTGATGATGATTTTTATAGGAACGCTGTTGTTAAAGGCTACTATAAGAACCATATCAAG ACTATTCTTACAAGAGTCAACTCGGTAACAGGAGTAGCTTACAAGGATGATCCCACCATTTTTTCATGGGAACTCATGAACGAACCTCGCTGCCAAAGCGATCTCTCTGGAAATACTATCCAG GATTGGATCAAAGAAATGGCAGCTTATGTTAAATCAATAGACAGTAATCATCTATTGGAGGTGGGGATGGAAGGATTCTATGGCGAATCGATGCCCGACAGGAAGCAATTTAATCCTGGTAATTACCTATTCGGAACGGATTTCATCTCAAATAACCAGATTCCAGGAATCGACTTTGCGACGATTCATGCCTACCCAGATCAATG GATACCAAACTCGAACGAGCAGGCCCAATTTGATTTTCTTCAAAGCTGGCTACAAGCCCACTTCCAAGATGCGAATACGGTCCTTAGAAAACCAATCCTCTTTACAGAATTTGGCAAGTCTTCTCAGATTCCAGGATATACGACAAGCGTAAGGGACAACTTCCTGGGGATTGTATATAATATTGTCTATGCCTCAGCAAGTAGTGGTGGCCCATGTGGTGGTGGGCTTTTTTGGCAGCTATTCGCCCAAGGGATGGATAACTTCAGAGATGGGTATGAAGTTATCATGGCTGAATGCCCCTCAACAGCAAATATCGTTGCTCAACAGTCACACAAAATATCAGCCCTTAATTAA